In Leishmania panamensis strain MHOM/PA/94/PSC-1 chromosome 18 sequence, the following proteins share a genomic window:
- a CDS encoding periodic tryptophan protein 2-like protein (TriTrypDB/GeneDB-style sysID: LpmP.18.0830), producing MQTVFQLAAVHGMLYTGGNVVFSPDGTQLYSPVNNYLSSIQLQQAGHLSLTCSNSSISCFDLSPDGDLVIAVGQRGLGFFYSVSARVVLDTLSFPPNCTISCVKFSPCGKYVSVALESTLQVYTAPAKRVVSFHGCHRIEQLHAILTRPITNLDWTADSEHILVCGQDARMKIVPRQGKLHRKGMALQQNSLIGHRSAVLGAWFTREDNSEVVSVAADNVVVTWHRTAITRREILQAIATAQLQARLGEQEESGDAEGGDVEEKDSPSPKSFLERKRLEQLRLDGVRVSAADDTFLPPILRHAFEIRDKFMLSHKGSVSVTAFHKPRGLLAIGYSSGIFAIHTLPETKGGGLTPVHLLSISAQSLTAAAFAPSGDWVAFGSAHLKQLLVWDWKAEAYVLKEQAHYYDIACAAITADSTNIISGGEEGKVKVWKVASGQCFATFTEHTGPITGISTSASTNAFFTSSLDGTARGYDLMRYRQFRVFSPPEQTQLSCIAVDPSGEVLAVGSSRANKIFLFAVQTGRVIDVLQGHEAPIACLAFHPSGVTLTSGSMDHNLILWDLFNQNDSGERLKGDGEVLDIGTEVLCVTYSSSGRRMAVLTAKQEISVYEATVPNDPQLIKTFLTAFDAAGGWRKEVGPNSANYNTHFTRISFSPEGEKLIAGGDSKWLVLYHATQGYVLKKWPITHNLDMQGAEEQYQWRSVSEAGFLGDIDVDEDDMHLSRRKLLEMPGSRHRHFATGKRKTERTARAMDVSFAATGSEFIAATTDGLLLFSTRVARPRFQPLQLQLHVTTEEVRKQLENGQPVLALIGALNLGDVTLGAECLRRMPRDSIPVAVTAIPSSLFPQLMQWVSEEVEHCRGLEHALLWAQSLLLHSNEAFGGVAAQQDVRVLPALKTLQRSLFQHRLLTELSRENYFSVKYLADAARMNSSKLEPIAEDTTE from the coding sequence aTGCAGACCGTCTTTCAACTCGCTGCCGTGCACGGCATGCTGTACACGGGCGGCAACGTCGTCTTCTCGCCTGATGGCACGCAGCTCTACTCCCCCGTGAACAACTACTTGTCATCGATTCAGCTCCAGCAGGCGGGCCACCTCTCGCTCACGTGTAGCAACAGCTCCATCAGCTGCTTTGACCTCTCCCCTGATGGTGACCTTGTTATTGCTGTCGGGCAGCGCGGCCTCGGCTTCTTTTACTCCGTCTCCGCCCGTGTCGTGCTCGacaccctctctttccctcccaaCTGCACCATCTCGTGCGTCAAGTTCAGCCCGTGTGGTAAGTACGTCTCAGTGGCGCTGGAGTCCACGCTGCAGGTGTACACGGCACCGGCCAAGCGTGTTGTGAGTTTCCACGGCTGCCACCGCATCGAACAGCTTCACGCCATCCTTACACGGCCCATTACGAACCTCGACTGGACGGCGGATAGCGAGCACATTCTTGTGTGTGGCCAAGATGCACGGATGAAGATCGTGCCGCGGCAAGGCAAGCTCCATCGGAAAGGTATGGCGCTCCAGCAGAACTCGCTAAtcggccaccgcagcgccgtgctTGGAGCGTGGTTTACAAGAGAGGACAATAGCGAGGTGGTGAGTGTGGCGGCGGATAACGTGGTGGTGACGTGGCACCGCACCGCTATTACACGTAGGGAGATCCTGCAGGCGATCGCaactgcgcagctgcaggcccgCTTgggagagcaagaagaaagcggCGACGCTGAGGGCGGTGACGTCGAGGAGAAGGACTCCCCGTCTCCGAAGAGCTTCCTCGAGCGCAAGCGACtagagcagctgcgcctcgatGGCGTGCGTGTTTCAGCTGCTGATGACACGTTTCTGCCACCGATTCTGCGCCATGCCTTCGAGATCAGGGACAAGTTCATGTTATCGCACAAGGGTAGCGTCAGCGTCACGGCATTCCATAAGCCGCGCGGGCTGCTTGCGATCGGGTACAGCAGCGGTATCTTCGCGATTCACACGTTGCCGGAGACGAAGGGTGGGGGATTGACCCCAGTGCATCTCCTCTCTATATCTGCGCAGTCattgacggcggcggcgttcgCACCAAGCGGGGATTGGGTGGCATTTGGCAGTGCGCACCTCAAGCAGTTGCTGGTGTGGGATTGGAAAGCGGAGGCGTACGTGCTCAAAGAACAGGCACACTACTACGAcatcgcctgcgccgccatcacAGCGGATAGTACCAACATCATCTCCGGCGGTGAAGAGGGCAAGGTGAAGGTCTGGAAGGTAGCATCTGGGCAGTGCTTTGCGACCTTCACCGAGCACACAGGGCCCATCACCGGCATCAGCACAAGCGCGAGCACGAACGCTTTCTTCACCAGCAGTCTGGACGGTACGGCGCGCGGCTACGACCTCATGCGCTACCGTCAGTTTCGCGTCTTCAGCCCACCCGAGCAGACGCAGCTGTCCTGCATCGCCGTCGACCCGTCTGGAGAAGTTCTGGCAgtcggcagcagccgggCAAACAAAATTTTCCTGTTTGCAGTACAGACGGGGCGCGTTATTGACGTCTTGCAAGGCCACGAGGCGCCCATCGCGTGCTTGGCGTTCCACCCCTCCGGTGTAACGCTCACCTCTGGCAGCATGGACCACAACCTCATCCTTTGGGACCTATTCAACCAGAACGACAGCGGCGAGCGACTCAAGGGCGACGGCGAGGTGTTGGACATCGGCACGGAGGTGCTGTGCGTCACttacagcagcagtggcagacGGATGGCGGTGCTGACGGCGAAGCAGGAAATCTCTGTGTACGAGGCGACCGTTCCCAACGACCCGCAGCTCATCAAGACGTTTCTCACGGCCTTTGACGCGGCCGGTGGCTGGCGCAAGGAGGTGGGGCCAAACAGCGCCAACTACAACACGCACTTCACGCGCATCAGCTTCTCACCTGAGGGTGAGAAGCTCATTGCGGGCGGCGACTCCAAGTGGCTGGTGCTTTACCATGCGACGCAGGGGTACGTACTCAAGAAGTGGCCCATCACGCACAACCTCGACATGCAGGGTGCTGAGGAGCAGTATCAGTGGCGCAGCGTCAGCGAGGCGGGCTTTCTCGGCGACATTGacgtggacgaggacgacatGCACCTGTCGCGGCGCAAGTTGCTGGAGATGCCGGGTagccgtcaccgccacttCGCGACCGGGAAGCGCAAGACGGAGCGGACGGCACGGGCAATGGATGTATCATTCGCGGCGACTGGCTCAGAGTTCATTGCCGCAACAACAGAcggcctgctgctcttctcgaCACGTGTGGCGCGTCCGCGCTTTCAGCCGCTGCAACTCCAGCTGCATGTAACcacagaggaggtgcgcaaaCAACTCGAGAATGGTCAACCGGTGTTGGCCCTCATCGGCGCCTTGAACCTTGGAGATGTAACGCTTGGCGCAGAGTGCCTGCGCCGAATGCCGCGCGACTCGATCCCCGTGGCTGTCACAGCCATCCCCTCGTCCCTCTTTCCACAACTCATGCAGTGGGTGAGCGAGGAGGTAGAGCACTGCCGTGGTCTCGAACACGCCCTACTATGGGCGCAGTCTCTCCTGCTCCACTCCAACGAGGCGTTTGGCGGGGTAGCGGCGCAGCAAGATGTGAGGGTGTTGCCAGCGCTCAAGACACTGCAACGCAGTCTCTTTCAGCACCGCCTACTGACGGAGCTCTCACGCGAGAACTACTTCTCCGTCAAGTATCTCGCCGACGCGGCGCGTATGAACTCGTCCAAGCTGGAGCCGATTGCAGAGGACACAACGGAGTAG
- a CDS encoding hypothetical protein (TriTrypDB/GeneDB-style sysID: LpmP.18.0820) — MELAQVVHALQQAATVPLAVEVLLQYNNPLSEKEATQLREFWHLQREQLEGGLKVDEPSEEIVALSHCPGKGFHPLQVVQCVLGASRLPCVQPNQQRRLRKEVLPQVAATTPLSFEEWCTAVQVASHTCLQYFGSSRATLLCVEEVLRLAAPVLLHAPPPLLAASAQQRPRKDTAAPRLKEYTDDEGLLLFLKALAALVQRYAALHAKRKKHTLKQHPTKDEVFFTYAPIRHLRQLMQKNASRNMNAVSKAVKSLAPAEVIALTPVFQGEAMQLSLTKDQLSSAVKTQPLVAYQVLGARHPVAGTLVLENTDTTLQFVLYMMGLTSTPRDAFLDYVALLAAAPTADVAAYMRAKGKDALTQWIIPFTVNADALMPVVECISPIYAQLIQQLYAVTPEILAVLQQTIVYAVGTRCRTPREKEVAMRLLCDMLEALPSEVRAQLEPTADVLSTLSREVAMPAVESATQAFRLTSVLQLEASVEDGLMNALKNSRKEVTIRRAMLVYLDAQRTPAAVVDGLLTELMRDCEEVVVLRPDAYLALPFALVRGDVATVVKVRPLLSTAEVLRQLDGNVYEQARVAQVAVELANSGYGVPLVQLLTSHHGLVRRPLLAYVQSIASDASRVMSLWGCLTQHVFGLESATSPPTIVGTTAAPALVAIGTALLRHTSRLSLSSALSELLLCAGHDNVQGADPHFYKASSCLLRRYRRASLAVLERPLRQTLACGEGQERLLSQQVKGIVWHLIEAINKDVEHLSIAACRAVVLLLTQTNTAASRDALDAIAEAVQASKVWFMALSAEDVAIAAEDINFMDAYENSTLREQQLLKVYPDRPPKGISGDDFIDMKKRDAVALAKGREALRAAVEKRSRAIMPAVHQHKSIYFALRLLGTHGRFDLAALPILYAPLQATVTELQLQGKAEHVLTVLATDALTGLLAHTPFGCMAENMVHTIARLTPLKTLSVEDVSQVSAMVHALRQSLTQMLPAPLFVVLTAFARVAFKAGRGANAVSTTIPVATQHQMLGMLMQNLGQVNLPDPTAAMELLMSILQSFPSLYKSVQQGFYTLMPMVPGERLAAVEAGLFNTVDSVRNVTAAAFSRFAHFETCRRALVLAATLANDPVRTVASQLRKITENAVEKYDFVLQPSDWDDLVYFLRTYGHHSEASALRATETMHHLFARLPTTDEGTQLKWVEELKDIGGSPSVISLEGLSSTYLGRVPAVVMDYLCQVLESPQTGEALLRQTLKAGRTVLEAADLALLKSISPQLQVRLAKPPKDVTQAHKEQYLATATVWLAVMSCRLQETALLEAIIDQQSRTLNNSQSAMVHRCVCESMADISRHERIRNSPKLDEFVGKCLKQAIHSGSYIKKKAHAWGLVGVIKGSGLTSLRRYNVMDILRKSAQEKPVERLGVMVLLEVLCSEMSPLFEPYALSMATELLEAVADADPNISECADDAAKELMAKLSGVGLRQLIPRLVEGLASDSAKKRVPPLNFIGYVAFCSPKQLAAALPEIMKHIRGCLFDVNNAVAVAASNALRRVAGVVSNPEIQAHVELILNAMRSPSTETESALDALLYTRFVNVVDPASLALIIPVLSRGLGGQVARTRPKAAQIVAAMVNLVSDPRALLPYTEELVRLLEEASQEPSTEARTTAAKAAAALAAAIGGNLIDDICEWAFGVLQRVQSGTIEKAGAAQVFVEVVTACGAELLKLYFPKIQTGMTDERPPVREGFLYIMVYAPSTLRAETFQDFLPVSLPWVLEGLSHFSDRVRDVALAAGDSIVSLYGTRNLALVLGPLLDGVSSEVTTLRQSSLQLSAKLMLHLVAYVRKKMRIQTAMADADEETRAELASTIDATTGGNASGVAAAAGEGGEDGVILTMEAARDVEKRGVSILASLEEMLGTDNLARMLSALFCGRHEHSVNVRTDANMAWQACVASIRAAVNKIFNSLVLLLVRFASSENLDCVEVAEKTIEFTTRINETIERFVDTLCGMYKTDNHRVKLGSLVCLGTVIQFSDPRKLVSMSGHIVGCVLPGMQEHGAVQEAAREVFARVSKVLGPRLIESAVEAQLTTSVRGVVEVVKVKPGLALALVFKHLNSLDKHTNQNVELLDAILDVEEAEEDMRRYHDDMVRLLLQFCVEALDDAQELMTKYVKLAPREFEAIPVEAFTKAMNVPARRHGALMAATAYGLGADLDNVDGITSVFRALVDALGDEIVDTRRLAVRAIPELLNSLEERVLDTLEDEERVDIMTSKRAAARYLLQFLNPFQITLAVTARAFISSSTPEFTVLSEGEPRLFDVLMSFYNRGLDYGTPQQKVEAVECIQDLMSFAPRAISAAAANTVAGRCSKVLFTRNEGFVVLALVRLCLQLMNYPISGKEKMVEGTMALAMFNAALCDSGEARVLALHVTIQLLMRSEKYADLILGTVVTKKTAVDSTLLRTVMCRFISVVLRYSKFTKKFPHILKLLDVVRPMWEAPESPALAAAAGVAVGTLCMSQSIPEEVVGDIKERALSCTITKGTQVLAGYALVYSLVKCAPQRTDQAFLSASAEHLRSAAGFGTADKLTSLWMLRAAAAVASTGCVPAATFKVEAFVPVLRRVNQADEQLMSSAQYFRECVTTAYPAVASALEGTPGECSTQWNSIGAFDADLDDEVEADVTL, encoded by the coding sequence CAGAGGTGATCGCCCTCACGCCCGTCTTCCAAGGTGAGGCAATGCAGCTCTCGCTCACTAAGGATCAGCTCAGCTCCGCGGTCAAGACGCAGCCCCTCGTCGCTTATCAAGTCCTCGGTGCGCGGCATCCCGTGGCTGGCACGCTGGTGCTAGAAAACACTGATACAACATTGCAGTTCGTGCTGTACATGATGGGTCTGACGAGCACCCCACGCGACGCCTTCTTGGACTACGTTGCACTGCTCGCAGCCGCACCAACGGCGGACGTCGCCGCGTACATGAGAGCGAAGGGGAAGGACGCTCTCACCCAGTGGATAATCCCCTTCACGGTGAACGCTGACGCGCTGATGCCCGTTGTGGAGTGCATCAGCCCCATCTACGCCCAGCTGATCCAGCAGCTCTACGCCGTGACACCAGAGATActggctgtgctgcagcagacgaTTGTGTATGCCGTTGGCACCCGCTGTCGCACTCCACGTGAGAAAGAGGTGGCAATGCGACTACTGTGCGACatgctggaggcgctgcctAGCGAagtgcgcgcgcagctggagcCAACGGCTGACGTTTTGTCGACACTGAGCAGGGAGGTGGCTATGCCGGCGGTGGAGTCGGCCACTCAGGCCTTCCGACTCAcctcggtgctgcagctggaggcgtCGGTGGAGGACGGGCTGATGAACGCGCTGAAGAACAGCCGCAAGGAGGTGACAATTCGCCGCGCCATGCTTGTCTACCTCGACGCGCAGCGTACAccggccgcggtggtggaTGGTCTGCTCACGGAGCTGATGAGGGACTgcgaagaggtggtggtgctgcgtcCCGACGCGTacctcgccctccccttcgCCCTGGTGCGTGGCGATGTGGCCACGGTTGTGAAGGTGCGCCCGCTGCTGAGCActgccgaggtgctgcgccagctggaCGGTAACGTGTACGAGCAGGCTCGCGTCGCGCAGGTGGCAGTGGAACTGGCGAACAGCGGCTACGGTGTCCCGCtagtgcagctgctgacgagCCACCATGGACTGGTGCGccgcccgctgctggcgtACGTCCAATCCATCGCCTCTGATGCGTCACGCGTGATGTCGCTGTGGGGCTGTCTAACGCAGCATGTCTTTGGGCTCGAGTCGGCGACCTCTCCCCCCACGATTGTTGGCACGACGGCCGCGCCGGCGCTCGTCGCGATaggcacggcgctgctgcggcacacaTCTCgactctccctttcctcggCTCTCAGCGAGCTTCTCCTGTGTGCTGGTCACGATAACGTGCAAGGCGCCGACCCGCACTTCTACAAGGCCTCCAgctgcctgctgcgccgGTACCGCCGCGCCAGCCTTGCCGTGCTCGAGCGCCCGCTGCGCCAAACGCTCGCCTGCGGTGAGGGCCAGGAGCGTTTGCTCTCCCAGCAGGTAAAGGGCATTGTGTGGCATCTCATCGAGGCAATAAATAAGGATGTGGAGCACCTGTCCATTGCCGCATGCcgtgcggtggtgctgctgctcacgcagACAAACACCGCAGCCTCGCGCGACGCCCTCGACGCCATcgcagaggcggtgcaggcgtCGAAGGTGTGGTTCATGGCTCTCTCCGCCGAGGATGTGGCGATCGCCGCCGAGGACATCAATTTTATGGACGCCTACGAGAATAGCACGCTacgcgagcagcagctactGAAGGTCTACCCAGACCGCCCGCCCAAGGGGATATCCGGGGACGACTTCATCGACatgaagaagagggacgcggtagcgctggcgaaggggcgtgaggcgctgcgtgccgcCGTAGAGAAGCGCAGCCGTGCCATCATGCCCGCAGTCCACCAGCACAAGTCCATCTACTTTGCCCTTCGCCTGCTCGGCACGCACGGTCGTTTCGACTTGGCGGCACTTCCTATCCTGTACGCCCCGCTACAGGCGACCGTGACagaactgcagctgcagggcaaGGCAGAGCACGTGCTGACGGTGCTAGCGACAGACGCACTGACAGGCTTGCTCGCCCACACACCCTTCGGGTGTATGGCGGAGAACATGGTGCACACCATTGCCCGCCTCACACCGCTCAAAACGCTCTCAGTGGAGGATGTCAGCCAGGTGTCGGCGATGGTGCATGCACTGCGCCAGTCCCTCACTCAGATGCTGCCGGCACCGTTGTTCGTCGTTCTGACGGCCTTCGCGCGCGTCGCATTCAAGGCTGGCCGCGGCGCCAACGCCGTCTCGACGACGATCCCAGTGGCCACACAGCACCAGATGCTTGGGATGCTCATGCAGAACCTCGGCCAGGTGAACCTGCCTGACCCAACAGCGGCGATGGAGTTACTAATGAGTATCCTGCAGAGCTTCCCGTCCCTGTACAAGAGTGTGCAACAGGGCTTTTACACGCTCATGCCGATGGTTCCTGGCGAGCGACTtgcggcagtggaggcggGGCTGTTCAATACAGTCGACTCCGTCCGAAAtgtgacagcagcagccttcaGTCGCTTTGCCCACTTCGAGACGTGTCGGCGCGCGCTCGTGCTGGCCGCGACCCTCGCAAACGATCCGGTTCGCACCGTCGCAAGCCAGCTGCGGAAGATAACGGAAAATGCCGTGGAGAAGTACGACTTCGTTCTGCAGCCTTCCGACTGGGATGACCTCGTGTACTTCCTGCGCACGTACGGCCACCACAGTGAGGCAAGCGCGCTTCGAGCGACGGAAACAATGCACCACCTCTTCGCGCGTCTCCCGACAACCGACGAAGGGACACAGCTGAAgtgggtggaggagctgaaggatATTGGCGGGTCGCCGTCCGTGATTTCGCTAGAGGGCCTCTCCTCTACCTACCTGGGTCGTGTGCCTGCCGTGGTGATGGACTACCTCTGCCAGGTACTCGAGAGCCCGCAGACGGGCGAGGCGTTACTCCGGCAGACCCTTAAGGCCGGCCGCACCGTGCTCGAGGCGGCTgacctggcgctgctgaagagcatctcaccgcagctgcaggtgcgtCTGGCAAAGCCGCCAAAGGATGTGACGCAGGCGCACAAGGAACAGTACCTGGCCACCGCCACGGTGTGGCTCGCCGTCATGAGCTGCCGCCTGCAGGAGACAGCGCTGCTAGAAGCCATCATTGATCAGCAGAGCCGCACCCTGAACAACTCGCAATCCGCCATGGTGCACCGCTGTGTGTGCGAATCGATGGCGGACATTAGCCGCCACGAGCGCATTCGTAACTCACCGAAGCTCGACGAGTTTGTGGGAAAGTGCCTCAAGCAGGCGATTCACTCCGGCTCCTACatcaagaagaaggcgcatgCGTGGGGCCTCGTTGGTGTCATCAAAGGCTCAGGTCTgacgtcgctgcgccgctacaACGTCATGGACATTCTGCGCAAGTCAGCCCAAGAAAAGCCTGTGGAGCGCTTGGGCGTGATGGTGCTGTTGGAGGTGCTGTGCAGCGAGATGTCCCCCCTCTTCGAGCCGTACGCGCTGTCGATGGCGACAGAGCTGCTGGAAGCCGTCGCGGACGCCGACCCGAACATCTCCGAGTGCGCCGATGACGCAGCCAAGGAGTTGATGGCGAAGCTGTCCGGCGTAGGCCTCCGCCAGCTGATCCCACGACTGGTGGAAGGGCTCGCCTCGGACTCCGCAAAGAAAcgcgtgccgccgctgaaCTTCATTGGCTACGTCGCGTTCTGCTCCCCCAAGcagctcgccgccgcgcttcCGGAGATCATGAAGCACATTCGAGGTTGCCTGTTTGACGTGAAcaacgccgtcgccgtggcggcctcgaacgcgctgcggcgcgttGCGGGTGTCGTCTCGAACCCGGAGATTCAGGCGCACGTGGAGCTCATCCTGAACGCGATGCGCTCGCCCAGCACGGAAACTGAGTCGGCGCTTGACGCGCTGCTCTACACGCGTTTCGTCAACGTTGTCGACCCCGCCTCGCTGGCCCTCATCATTCCGGTGCTCTCGCGCGGTCTTGGCGGGCAGGtggcgcgcacacgccccaAGGCGGCGCAGATTGTGGCGGCCATGGTCAACCTCGTGAGCGacccgcgcgcgctgctgccctacACAGAGGAACTCGTGCGGCTTCTAGAGGAAGCCTCGCAGGAACCGTCAACAGAGGCGCGCACGACAGCGGCcaaggcggctgccgcgctcgccgccgccatcggcgGCAACCTCATTGACGACATCTGCGAGTGGGCCTTTGGCGTACTGCAGCGCGTTCAGTCTGGCACCATTGAAAAggccggtgcggcgcaggtgtttgtggaggtggtgacCGCGTGTGgggcggagctgctgaagctgtACTTCCCGAAGATCCAGACCGGCATGACGGACGAGCGGCCGCCCGTGCGAGAGGGCTTCCTCTACATTATGGTATACGCCCCCTCCACGCTTCGGGCGGAGACCTTCCAAGACTTCTTGCCTGTTTCACTGCCGTGGGTGCTCGAGGGCCTCTCGCACTTTTCGGACCGCGTGCGCGACGTTGCGCTGGCAGCGGGCGACAGCATCGTCTCTCTCTACGGCACGCGCAACTTGGCGCTCGTTCTGGGCCCGCTGCTGGATGGTGTGAGCAGCGAGGTGACAACACTGCGGCAGagctcgctgcagctctccgcAAAGCTCATGCTGCACCTCGTGGCGTACGTTAGAAAGAAGATGCGCATACAGACGGCCATGGCCGACGCAGATGAAGAGACGCGCGCCGAGCTGGCGAGCACGATCGACGCCACGACAGGTGGCAACGCGagtggcgtcgctgcagcagccggcgaaggcggcgaggacggTGTCATTCTCACTATGGAAGCGGCGCGCGACGTGGAGAAACGCGGTGTGTCGATCCTGGCCTCCCTCGAGGAGATGCTCGGCACAGACAACCTCGCGCGCATGCTCTCGGCCCTCTTCTGTGGCCGCCACGAGCACAGCGTGAACGTGCGCACCGATGCGAACATGGCGTGGCAGGCGTGCGTGGCCAGCATCCGTGCCGCCGTCAACAAGATCTTCAACAGTCTGGTACTGCTGCTTGTGCGCTTCGCGTCGTCTGAGAACCTGGACTGCGTGGAAGTGGCGGAGAAAACAATCGAGTTCACGACACGCATAAACGAGACTATTGAGCGCTTTGTGGACACGCTCTGCGGCATGTACAAGACGGACAACCACCGTGTGAAGCTTGGCTCACTCGTGTGCCTGGGCACCGTCATCCAGTTTTCCGACCCGCGGAAGCTAGTCAGCATGAGTGGTCATATCGTGGGGTGCGTGCTGCCGGGCATGCAGGAACACGGCGCTGTGCAGGAGGCAGCACGAGAGGTGTTTGCGCGTGTGTCGAAGGTGCTGGGACCGCGCCTCATCGAGagcgctgtggaggcgcagcTCACGACGAGCGTTCGGGGCGTGGTGGAAGTGGTGAAGGTGAAGCCGGGGTTGGCACTGGCGCTGGTCTTCAAGCACCTGAACTCCCTCGATAAGCACACAAACCAGAATGTCGAGCTGCTCGACGCGATCCTCGACGTCGAGGAGGCCGAAGAAGATATGCGCCGCTACCACGACGACAtggtgcgcctgctgctccagtTTTGCGTGGAGGCACTGGACGATGCACAGGAGCTCATGACCAAGTATGTGAAGCTCGCCCCACGTGAGTTCGAGGCGATACCGGTCGAAGCCTTTACGAAGGCAATGAACGTCCCGGCGAGACGCCATGGCGCGCTGATGGCAGCCACGGCGTACGGCCTTGGCGCAGACCTCGACAATGTCGACGGCATCACCTCCGTCTTCCGTGCCCTCGTCGACGCCCTCGGCGACGAAATCGTGGACACGCGCCGCCTTGCCGTTCGGGCGATACCAGAGCTGCTCAACTCCCTCGAGGAACGTGTGCTGGACACActcgaggacgaggagcgTGTGGACATCATGACAAGCAAGCGCGCGGCAGCCCGTTACCTGCTGCAGTTCCTCAACCCGTTTCAGATCACGCTGGCGGTCACGGCGCGTGCGttcatcagcagcagcaccccagAGTTCACTGTGCTAAGCGAGGGCGAGCCACGTCTCTTCGACGTCCTCATGAGCTTCTACAACCGTGGCCTCGATTACGGCACCCCGCAGCAGAAGGTCGAGGCAGTGGAGTGCATCCAGGACCTCATGTCCTTCGCCCCGCGCGCGatcagcgcagcagcagccaacaCAGTCGCTGGTCGCTGCTCCAAGGTGCTGTTCACGCGCAACGAAGGATTTGTGGTGCttgcgctggtgcgcctgtgcctgcAACTCATGAACTATCCGATCAGTGGCAAGGAGAAGATGGTGGAGGGCACGATGGCGCTCGCCATGTTCAACGCCGCCCTGTGCGACTCGGGagaggcgcgtgtgctggcgctgcacgTTACGATTCAGCTCCTGATGCGCTCGGAGAAGTACGCCGACCTCATCCTCGGTACAGTGGTGACAAAGAAGACAGCGGTTGACtcaacgctgctgcgcactgtGATGTGCCGCTTCATcagcgtggtgctgcgctaCTCCAAGTTCACGAAGAAGTTTCCGCATATTCTGAAACTGTTGGACGTGGTACGTCCCATGTGGGAGGCACCGGAGTCTCCTGCGctcgcggcggccgccggtGTGGCCGTGGGTACCCTATGCATGTCCCAGAGCATACCTGAGGAGGTTGTCGGCGACATCAAGGAGCGTGCGCTGTCCTGCACAATTACCAAGGGGACGCAGGTGCTGGCTGGCTACGCCCTCGTCTACTCCCTCGTCAAGTgcgcgccacagcgcacGGATCAGGCCTTTCTCTCCGCGTCTGCCGAGCACCTGCGCTCGGCCGCAGGCTTCGGCACCGCTGACAAGCTCACGTCCTTGTGGATGCtccgtgcggcggcggcagtggcgagcACCGGCTGTGTACCGGCGGCCACCTTCAAGGTTGAGGCCTTTGTGCCTGTGCTGCGTCGTGTGAACCAGGCGGACGAACAGCTGATGAGCAGTGCACAGTACTTCCGCGAGTGCGTGACGACAGCGTAcccggcggtggcgagtgCGTTGGAGGGAACACCGGGCGAGTGCAGCACGCAGTGGAACTCGATTGGCGCCTTTGATGCCGATCTCGATGACGAGGTAGAAGCCGATGTGACGCTGTAG